One window of Hymenobacter sp. BRD128 genomic DNA carries:
- a CDS encoding DUF5691 domain-containing protein has product MIPFSEDQATALVTDPGTLKRGQELASPANWAGLGRTNTAAWGECAGSGSRPYLTGIDLTEPAFKCSCPSQVFPCKHGAGLLLLLARQPALLAPGVPPAWLAEWLARRQSKSAAQAAAKPAKKPATGATEASPPAAAPAPAALSSATQQKREAQRQARMQTGAEDLETWLLDLLRAGLADLAGKPRSLWENQAARLVDNQLPGLAAALRELADYPTAGPAWAARLLARLGEIYLLLRTFLNRENLAPAARQDVAQHVGLTLKKEVLLADPAALAIADTWLVLGQHTWPEERLTGRRSWLHGQHSGRLALLLEFAFGSRAFATMLVPQARYAGELVFYPGLLRLRAVASASLARRSDAAGGWPAPRTLASLLDAYAASLARQPWLRELPASVWATVGRSAAGTWQLHDPATGAALPLTLPDGLRGWHLLALSGGQPLALFGEWDGQAFRVLSYWWAKPAGVLPVPAASPSAPTAPAPPPANPWPTLLRVALLGTRQSTEALPSLDLGDFPAADSREQQLLLSAGTLALLRKAGFQLVASPLPAPAPPETRPLVGPAGHALLRQLLSRPHYRPLLSDYLQNMGQHQRVVPPALLAKVLGWVQEQPWAAPFVEEALGERGRWLAAQNSAWHFILVAATQHVPTEADWLTGPPPRRRLYLEQQLLADPGHAARLLAETLPQEPAATQVALLGALDALPLAAPLPTEFGPVLEPVLISRAKEVRQTAARWLARTAENPLLPRLWGRAAPLIKHKTKLLGRDTLAITLPTWSAEWQRDGIEQKNTDYAGGEKAAQLGQLLALLPPSFWATAWGVSATQAVALAAASEWAAVLLPAWLRAARLHHDAEFALALLLHEASQPSLPPKSRLLVEASWVLAPGQKETWLLAALPASAAALPPGNGWAHWLPLAAQPWSAALWQRALPLLRAALRQPASWAPEQTDLDQAVRSLLFALGSSDEPGLLAHLPTGLGELSEVQPRFAEEVAQVLELLELRPRLTASLLEGPNS; this is encoded by the coding sequence ATGATACCCTTTTCCGAAGACCAGGCCACGGCCCTCGTCACCGACCCCGGCACGCTGAAGCGCGGCCAGGAGCTGGCTAGCCCGGCCAACTGGGCCGGCCTGGGCCGTACCAATACGGCCGCCTGGGGCGAGTGCGCCGGCAGCGGCAGCCGCCCCTACCTCACGGGTATCGACCTCACGGAGCCGGCGTTTAAGTGCTCGTGCCCGAGCCAGGTGTTTCCGTGCAAGCACGGGGCCGGGTTGTTGCTGCTACTGGCCCGGCAGCCGGCGCTGCTGGCACCCGGCGTGCCGCCCGCCTGGCTGGCCGAGTGGCTGGCCCGTCGCCAAAGCAAAAGCGCAGCACAAGCGGCGGCTAAACCCGCCAAAAAGCCAGCTACCGGCGCCACCGAAGCTAGCCCGCCGGCCGCCGCTCCCGCACCCGCCGCCCTATCCAGCGCCACCCAGCAAAAGCGCGAAGCACAGCGCCAGGCCCGCATGCAGACCGGCGCCGAAGACCTCGAAACCTGGCTGCTCGACCTGCTGCGCGCCGGCCTGGCCGACCTCGCCGGCAAGCCTCGCAGCCTGTGGGAAAACCAGGCCGCCCGCCTCGTTGACAACCAGCTGCCCGGCCTGGCCGCCGCCTTGCGCGAGCTGGCCGACTACCCCACCGCCGGCCCGGCCTGGGCCGCCCGCCTGCTAGCCCGCCTCGGCGAAATCTACCTGCTGCTGCGCACCTTTCTGAACCGCGAAAACCTGGCGCCCGCCGCCCGGCAGGACGTGGCTCAGCACGTCGGCCTCACGCTCAAAAAAGAAGTGCTGCTGGCTGACCCGGCCGCCCTCGCCATTGCGGATACCTGGCTGGTGCTGGGCCAGCATACCTGGCCCGAAGAGCGCCTCACCGGCCGCCGCAGCTGGCTGCATGGCCAACACTCGGGTCGCTTAGCGCTGCTGCTGGAATTTGCGTTTGGCAGCCGGGCGTTTGCCACGATGCTCGTGCCGCAAGCGAGGTACGCGGGCGAATTGGTGTTTTATCCGGGTTTGCTGCGGCTGCGGGCGGTAGCCAGCGCCAGCCTCGCGCGCCGGTCCGATGCGGCAGGCGGCTGGCCCGCGCCCCGCACTCTGGCTAGCCTGCTCGACGCCTATGCCGCCAGCCTGGCCCGCCAGCCGTGGCTGCGTGAACTACCGGCCAGCGTATGGGCCACAGTGGGCCGGAGCGCGGCGGGCACCTGGCAGCTGCACGACCCTGCGACGGGTGCGGCCCTGCCCCTGACGCTACCCGACGGGCTACGCGGCTGGCACCTGCTGGCCCTGAGCGGTGGGCAGCCCCTGGCCTTGTTTGGCGAGTGGGACGGCCAGGCGTTTCGCGTGCTCAGCTATTGGTGGGCGAAACCAGCCGGGGTGCTGCCAGTGCCCGCCGCCAGCCCCAGTGCGCCAACAGCGCCCGCCCCACCTCCGGCCAATCCCTGGCCTACGCTGCTGCGCGTGGCGTTGTTAGGCACTCGGCAAAGCACCGAGGCCCTGCCCAGCCTGGATTTGGGCGACTTTCCGGCGGCCGACAGCCGCGAGCAGCAGCTTTTGCTGAGTGCCGGCACGCTGGCATTGCTGCGCAAAGCTGGCTTCCAGTTGGTGGCTAGCCCCCTGCCAGCGCCGGCCCCACCCGAAACCCGGCCGCTGGTGGGGCCAGCGGGCCACGCGCTGCTGCGCCAGCTGCTGAGCCGCCCGCATTATCGCCCGCTCCTCAGCGACTATTTGCAGAATATGGGCCAGCACCAGCGGGTAGTGCCCCCCGCGCTGCTTGCCAAGGTACTGGGCTGGGTGCAGGAGCAACCCTGGGCCGCACCATTCGTGGAGGAAGCGCTGGGTGAGCGGGGCCGCTGGCTAGCCGCCCAAAACTCCGCTTGGCACTTCATCCTAGTTGCCGCCACCCAGCACGTGCCCACCGAGGCCGACTGGCTCACCGGCCCCCCGCCGCGCCGCCGGCTTTACCTCGAGCAGCAACTACTTGCTGACCCGGGCCACGCGGCCCGGCTACTGGCCGAAACCCTGCCGCAAGAACCCGCCGCCACGCAAGTAGCCCTGCTGGGCGCACTCGACGCATTGCCGCTAGCCGCCCCACTGCCCACCGAGTTTGGGCCGGTGCTGGAGCCGGTGCTCATCAGCCGGGCTAAAGAGGTGCGCCAAACGGCCGCCCGCTGGCTAGCCCGCACCGCCGAAAATCCGCTGCTGCCGCGCCTGTGGGGCCGCGCGGCGCCGCTCATCAAACATAAAACCAAGCTGCTGGGCCGCGATACGCTGGCCATCACCCTGCCCACCTGGTCGGCCGAGTGGCAGCGCGACGGCATCGAGCAGAAAAATACGGACTACGCCGGGGGCGAAAAAGCCGCGCAGCTCGGCCAGCTGCTAGCCCTGCTGCCGCCCAGCTTTTGGGCCACGGCCTGGGGCGTGAGCGCCACCCAGGCCGTGGCCCTGGCGGCCGCCTCCGAGTGGGCGGCGGTACTACTGCCGGCCTGGCTGCGGGCCGCCCGCCTGCACCACGATGCCGAGTTTGCACTGGCCCTGCTGCTGCACGAGGCTAGCCAGCCCAGCCTGCCGCCCAAGTCGCGCCTGCTGGTCGAAGCCTCGTGGGTGCTGGCGCCCGGTCAAAAAGAAACCTGGCTGCTGGCCGCGCTCCCGGCCTCGGCCGCCGCACTGCCGCCTGGCAATGGCTGGGCCCACTGGCTGCCGCTGGCCGCGCAGCCCTGGTCGGCGGCGCTGTGGCAGCGGGCGCTGCCGCTGCTGCGGGCGGCCCTGCGCCAGCCGGCGTCGTGGGCACCCGAGCAAACCGACCTCGACCAGGCCGTGCGCAGCCTGCTGTTTGCGCTAGGGTCTAGTGACGAGCCCGGCCTGCTGGCCCACCTCCCCACCGGCCTGGGCGAGCTCTCCGAGGTGCAGCCCCGCTTTGCCGAAGAAGTGGCGCAGGTGCTGGAGCTGCTGGAGCTGCGTCCTCGCTTGACCGCTAGCTTGCTGGAAGGACCTAACTCTTAA
- a CDS encoding tryptophan 2,3-dioxygenase family protein, translating into MPLNAPKVAGASPSAGAQPALPIFAPLTTPPPMAPSPPSPASPEAEFSPAVLAQLRRLQARYAPDGQDLAAYLEGLYHADYVNYWDYIELDTLLSLQRPLTKFPDEKIFIIYHQITELYFKLCLHEYEQLGALAEPTLGEVVLRLGRVNRYFENLIDSFDVMVDGMDKQQFLQFRMSLMPASGFQSVQYRFIEIASTALENLVPAEKRRLLGDAPTHEEFMGCIYWQAGATVEETGAKALTLVEFERKYTGQLVAHARHFEHRNAWAVVQRLPEADRRHPRLVRALKQLDVNVNVNWPLMHYKSAVRYLQRDPTDVPATGGTNWRNYLPPKFQRRIFYPQLWSAQELEEWGKGWVEKVLEEIITA; encoded by the coding sequence ATGCCTCTCAACGCCCCAAAAGTAGCGGGCGCCAGCCCATCGGCCGGTGCCCAGCCCGCCCTGCCGATATTTGCGCCGCTCACCACTCCCCCGCCGATGGCTCCTTCGCCTCCCTCCCCTGCCTCGCCCGAAGCCGAGTTTTCGCCGGCTGTGCTGGCCCAGCTGCGCCGCCTGCAGGCCCGGTACGCTCCCGATGGCCAGGACCTGGCCGCTTACCTGGAAGGCCTGTATCACGCTGACTACGTGAATTATTGGGACTACATCGAGCTCGATACGCTGCTGAGCCTGCAGCGCCCGCTCACCAAGTTTCCCGACGAGAAAATCTTCATCATCTACCACCAGATTACGGAGCTGTATTTCAAGCTCTGCCTGCACGAGTACGAGCAGCTGGGTGCCCTGGCCGAGCCCACACTGGGTGAAGTGGTGCTGCGCCTGGGCCGCGTAAACCGCTACTTCGAGAACCTCATCGACTCGTTCGACGTGATGGTGGATGGCATGGACAAGCAGCAGTTTCTGCAGTTTCGAATGAGTTTGATGCCCGCCTCGGGCTTCCAGAGCGTGCAGTACCGCTTTATTGAAATTGCCAGCACGGCCCTCGAAAACCTGGTGCCCGCCGAGAAGCGCCGCCTGCTCGGCGACGCGCCCACCCACGAGGAGTTTATGGGTTGCATCTACTGGCAGGCCGGCGCCACCGTGGAGGAAACCGGCGCCAAGGCCCTGACCCTGGTCGAGTTTGAGCGCAAGTACACCGGCCAGCTCGTGGCCCACGCCCGGCACTTCGAGCACCGCAACGCCTGGGCCGTGGTGCAGCGCCTGCCCGAGGCCGACCGCCGCCACCCGCGCCTGGTGCGCGCCCTCAAGCAGCTCGATGTGAACGTGAACGTAAACTGGCCGCTGATGCACTACAAGTCGGCCGTGCGCTACCTCCAGCGCGACCCCACCGACGTGCCCGCCACCGGCGGCACCAACTGGCGGAACTACCTGCCGCCCAAGTTTCAGCGCCGCATCTTCTACCCGCAGCTGTGGAGCGCCCAGGAATTGGAGGAATGGGGCAAGGGATGGGTGGAAAAGGTGCTGGAGGAAATTATCACGGCTTAA